In Triticum urartu cultivar G1812 unplaced genomic scaffold, Tu2.1 TuUngrouped_contig_5232, whole genome shotgun sequence, the following are encoded in one genomic region:
- the LOC125528945 gene encoding uncharacterized protein LOC125528945 encodes MPGTMENLLMFYGDIIREGPYGLDVSRCTSKRVFVKDMVNSGFMDVKRCIQAEFGPETVGKNMIVEACVVVGRVDGTPARWGLRQVRGDLSWGSYMRFATTPGNSMYGRPMVYVRFVHAGVLRLTTTGGAHTQSVAPMGGNHVREEGVVVPTVNPGPYPSVVVDLNESVEVLSDELDHGDYASGSSDDSDDDEGGDPSQPLAIQQRAVVPSTERWTDSDIARHDAMIRDMQGLLEIVLEGLRMVPPLPHSEKAILIRIYQRVKEFIELCSGARINGIVWSALPGRARPSLTTSMDHETGTRQDSVLLRMPASTPLQRSQFSGSQPERQFFGSGAMEVDNPSPETSPGRGPTGQFSYDQGEGSDGEESTDEEECDGRD; translated from the exons ATGCCTG GTACAATGGAAAATTTGCTAATGTTTTATGGTGACATCATACGCGAGGGCCCTTATGGGCTTGATGTCTCGAGGTGCACAAGCAAGAGAGTTTTTGTGAAAGACATGGTCAACAGTGGGTTCATGGACGTTAAAAGATGCATCCAAGCCGAGTTTGGTCCTGAGACGGTTGGAAAGAATATGATTGTCGAAGCTTGCGTCGTCGTAGGTAGGGTTGATGGGACCCCTGCCCGTTGGGGCTTGAGGCAGGTGAGAGGCGACCTATCTTGGGGTAGTTACATGAGGTTTGCAACCACACCTGGTAACTCTATGTATGGACGGCCAATGGTGTATGTGCGGTTTGTTCATGCTGGTGTGCTCCGGTTAACTACCACGGGAGGCGCTCACACCCAATCAGTGGCGCCGATGGGGGGCAACCATGTCCGTGAAGAAGGTGTGGTTGTTCCAACCGTGAATCCCGGACCATATCCGTCGGTAGTCGTTGACCTCAACGAATCCGTGGAGGTACTGTCAGACGAGCTAGATCATGGCGATTATGCCAGTGGATCATCAGATGATAGCGACGACGACGAAGGAGGTGATCCTTCTCAGCCTCTTGCCATTCAGCAGAGGGCCGTGGTGCCCTCAACGGAGAGATGGACGGATAGTGACATAGCCCGTCATGATGCCATG ATTAGAGACATGCAGGGGCTCCTTGAGATTGTGTTGGAAGGCCTTCGGATGGTACCCCCTCTCCCACATAGCGAAAAGGCAATATTAATACGAATTTATCAACGTGTCAAGGAGTTTATTGAGCTCTGCAGTGGCGCTCGAATTAATGGCATTGTATGGTCGGCACTACCAGGCAGGGCGCGTCCAAGCCTCACCACTTCAATGGATCATGAG ACCGGGACGCGCCAGGACTCAGTGCTATTGCGTATGCCAGCCAGCACTCCCTTGCAGCGCTCTCAGTTCAGCGGTTCACAGCCAGAACGTCAG TTCTTCGGCTCCGGAGCGATGGAGGTAGATAATCCATCCCCCGAGACCAGCCCTGGTAGAGGACCTACAGGGCAATTCTCGTACGATCAAGGCGAGGGTTCTGACGGCGAAGAATCCACAGAT GAAGAAGAGTGTGATGGCCGTGATTAA